The Aspergillus oryzae RIB40 DNA, chromosome 5 genome segment ACACGGATTTCTTGTCTGGCATGTCATGGGCATGCTCCGGGTACATAGGTAAGTATTTCCTTTGAGCGACCGGAGACATCACCGCACCCATTGAGGAGAATCTGGCCTTCGGATTGAGAAATTGATTGCTCATTCCAAGACCCTGCCTTGCCGTGACTACATAGACAATTGCTGACAAGGGGGGAATGTCAGCAATGTAAGCATAAGGCATCTTGCATGATGAATGTGTGGCTTCATAGAACAAGTCCTACCTCGCATGCAAGATGGCTAacgaagaaatgaagaaaaagaaacaggcTTGCCGGGCCTATACTAGGATCTACGTTTGGGCACAGCGGATAAT includes the following:
- a CDS encoding uncharacterized protein (predicted protein), encoding MPYAYIADIPPLSAIVYVVTARQGLGMSNQFLNPKARFSSMGAVMSPVAQRKYLPMYPEHAHDMPDKKSVSLSEVKARLWLPIVVIVLLVVFMIASLTAVTSDAVNLPTTRHKAKSPTPECGLPSRRRCS